A segment of the Candidatus Marinarcus aquaticus genome:
ATAGAGTCCCACTTTAAAGGAAAAATTAACGTAGAAAACAGTCGCAATGGAGCGTGTTTTAAAATCATCCTTTAAGCTTTAATAGTTGTTTTAATGCCCCTTATTTTACATTTTACACACAATATAAACATACAATGTTATTCAGTTATTCTCTTTGACCATTTGTAATATTTTTTGTGTATTTTTCATACTGAAATAAAGCGTAAATCCAATCAGTATCATGGTTAATGTTCCAAAAACAATCATCGGCATACTCCACTCATTGGTTACTGATTCAGCTTGTGAAAGTTTTGCACTCACATCTTTTTTATCCGCTTTAACACTAAACCCGCCAACAGGCTCAATCCCCTCTTTGATTATCGTATGTCCAGGCCCACCGTCAAGTACAATCTGATAAGGCTCTTTGGGAATCTCAATGGTTATCTCACTCTCTTGGGGCAATCTTTGTTTAAAAAGAATTTCTCCCGTTATTAATGATTCAAGTCTCACCAATGCACCTTGTGCATTCTCTCCTGTACTGAACTGTCCCATAACAACAATCGTTCCATCTTCATTGTCCATCACATTCATCAAAAGAGTATGTGCGTATAGTGTTATGCTCAATAGCAAAGCAGTTAGTGCGATTAATTTTTTTATCATTATCTCTCCTTTTAAAGTATCTTTGTCCAATATTTTTGTACATCCTCTTTGCTTGTAGGAAGTTTTCTACTGACAACCAAAAGTATGATTCCAAAAATAAGTAAACCAATATCTACACTTAAAATCTCTCTCATTCCTAAGCGATAAAGTTCTACAGGAGAAAAACCACTGCTATAAAAATGAATCAAAGGACTCACACAGAACAACAATCCACCTAAAGCTAAAAACTCTTTAGCAGCCTGATAAGTGTTGATGCGATAAAAAGACCACATTAATGTTGCCAACCATAGAATAAAAAATGAACCTTTTTGCCATAAAAATCGCTCTTGTAAATCCATAGGTAAAAGCCACTGCAAGGCAAAAAGAAGTCCTGTTGCAGGGATAACTCCAATCATAACAGAAAGAGAAAACTTGCTTAATCCATTATAAACAGGGATATTTAGGGGAAACTTTCTGGATTTTTTTTCCAAATAAAGCATCACACCAAATCCAATTGCAAATATTGAAACTGTCATAATGGTAGCAATAAAAAGCCGAGTAAATGTATCTACCCCAAATAAAAAGTGCAAAAAGAATATACTGTCATAAAAAAGTCCCGACCAATGTTTGTCCATAACTTTTTGTTGATTGATTAAACTACCATCCACACCACTGAGTGTTACACTTGGTTTATTTGAAATACCATTTAAAAAAGGCATGTATGGATTATACCCTAGCAGTTTTGCTTGTGCACTGGAATCCCCCCAATTTGTAAGCGTAATTTTTTGATAATCTATTTTAGGGTTAAGCTCTTTTGCTCTTTTAATGAGTTCATTCATACTGAGCATCTTTACATTGTCATTTTTCTTTTCTCGAATAGGTAATGGTGGAAATAATACTGGTCCAGCTAAAGTCCATACTTCACTTGTTTGTCCTTTGGATGCTAAATATGCCATAGGAGAAGAACCACTGTATCCGATGTTCATCAATGCACCTGTAAGTGTTATGATAATGAAAGGAGGGAAAACCCAAGTAAAAATTTTTCTGTGCCATTTTGAAAATCGACTTTGTGCATTTTTGCCACTGCTTTTATATTTAATTAAAACTGTCTGTATGACTCCTCCGATAACCAAAAACATTACGGCAACGGCCATAAATCCAAAAATAACATAACCAAATCGCTTAAATTCCCAACCATAATGCATGATATTTAAAAAACGAGCCAATTGAGACTGTTCATCTTCATTAACAATCTCTTCACCTGTATTTGGGTTAAAGAGTTTTGTTTTGGTAAACATAGCAGAAATTTTAACCGTAGGATCTTCCATATAATTGGGTAAAGTGATGGTTACCCCATTTATTTTAGGATAATCTGGGTCAGCTAATACTGGGTCAATCATCGCTGAATAATTAATCTTAGTTATATCAGCACTCTGTATATGTCGTGATGGTTTTTCCCACAGTGTTATGTAGGGTAATAAAATAGCAAAAATTCCAAAAAAAACTGCAATATACATCAAATAAGAGAATGTTATTCCCACCATCACATGAACGCGTTGAAACCTCTGTTTTAATAGCTTTTTTGATTCTTCTTTTGTCATATTATCCCTTTACAACCAATCCAATAATAATCATCAAAAAAAGCACAGATGGAACTAAAGAGCGCATAAGCGCAGACCATCTTGTAGGAGCCACAACAATCCAAAGTGCTGCAATTGCCCACGCTAAAGTATTAAATAAAAGTGGAATAACAATTGATTCTCCAGGGGTTCCAGGAATAATATAGATTAAGAGTGTCATGCCTAAATATGCGACACTCAATCCTCCAAATACTGCACATAAAGTTCGGAACAATCCTATTTTGTTTCCACTTTTTTCGGGTAGTTTAAGATGTTTTAAATATGTCATTGAATAGCCTAAAAAAATATAATATCGATAATAATAATCAATTATTCATAAAAAGCT
Coding sequences within it:
- a CDS encoding PepSY-associated TM helix domain-containing protein — its product is MTKEESKKLLKQRFQRVHVMVGITFSYLMYIAVFFGIFAILLPYITLWEKPSRHIQSADITKINYSAMIDPVLADPDYPKINGVTITLPNYMEDPTVKISAMFTKTKLFNPNTGEEIVNEDEQSQLARFLNIMHYGWEFKRFGYVIFGFMAVAVMFLVIGGVIQTVLIKYKSSGKNAQSRFSKWHRKIFTWVFPPFIIITLTGALMNIGYSGSSPMAYLASKGQTSEVWTLAGPVLFPPLPIREKKNDNVKMLSMNELIKRAKELNPKIDYQKITLTNWGDSSAQAKLLGYNPYMPFLNGISNKPSVTLSGVDGSLINQQKVMDKHWSGLFYDSIFFLHFLFGVDTFTRLFIATIMTVSIFAIGFGVMLYLEKKSRKFPLNIPVYNGLSKFSLSVMIGVIPATGLLFALQWLLPMDLQERFLWQKGSFFILWLATLMWSFYRINTYQAAKEFLALGGLLFCVSPLIHFYSSGFSPVELYRLGMREILSVDIGLLIFGIILLVVSRKLPTSKEDVQKYWTKIL